atcacaAACTGCTATACTTTGATTATATTTAGCATAAATTTGTGTacatgttttttttttcttttcgGATTTCTCATAATCCGTAATTAAATGAGACAAAGCATTTAATGTAGTTTCAATGACATCACCATAATcatgtatatttaaaatagTTGGTGTAAATCTATCATAATTACATTTTAATCCGTTATAATTTCCATGACCCCAtgcatataatatattatcatgaGATAAACATAATGAATGATTATATCCACATGctatttgttttatatttgttacTGTTGGAATTAATGATGGCTGTGCATTATAAACAACCATCGTTCCTTGACCTAGTTCTCCATGTAACCCTTTTCCAAAAGAATACATATTTCCGGTGTTACTTAAAAATAAAGCACACGCACGGTTACAACTAATTTCtcttatttttacattacTAAGCTCTGTATATATGGTAGGTAAGTGTTCTGGTGTTTCgtcattttcatttataacTCTTTTTCCCCagtaatatattatggTTCTCTTATCTTCATACTTTGgtaatttctttataaaGTCAGAAGATATGATAGCTTTTGTTACCAATTTGGGTTGAGTAacattttcatcatttgattttttgaatttaaagaaatgtgtcattttttttctttttttttaaattaatatgtGTGATATTAAAGcataaagaaaaaaaaaaaaaataaataaataaataaaattataaacacgatatatatagatatagatatatattttttttattaaaatgaaatattataaatgaaacaaaaaaaaagtccatagaaaaataaataaatataccAATCGGTACACATTTatacaaacaaaaaaaatataatcataaattataataaaatttaaaacgggacgaaatataataatatcgttatattaaaaattatttgtatgtatatttatttattataatatagattatatatatatatatatatatatatatattatcatattatcctgaaatatatatattcatatacatattacTACACActaataattatttatttatttatttttttttttctaatttatACATATCTTCTTTATGCACTCtacaaaaacaaaatatattcttattatgtatgtataaaaCTATAAACTAAGCAAttttatacaatataataaaaattaaaataaataaatacatatatatttatatatatttaattcaCATAAAAAGGAACATTTCTTTAACATTCCTTTCACAaattattaacatataaaaacaaaaaaataaataaatataaatatacataaatatttataatacaaatatatacaatatatatatataattgtctatatgattattattcaaCTTATACTATTTTGttacattatttatttattattttttttttttttttctgtatCAATTTTgtcaaataatattcaaCTAAAAAATTTTGCCTTTCCCAATATTGGTTTCAAAGTTTTAAGCAGATTATAAGCtattacataataatatataaatatataaataaatatatatataacatcatctgaaaaaataaatcaagGAATTTATAAAGCCAGAGTGAATGAcgatatatataatataacaataatgtTCTTGTTAACCTctattttttgttattattatgttcttttatctatataaattataatatttctgTTCGATCCATTTTATTCTACCAATTCATTATCATCTTGACATGgtaaaatttataaaaatatgaataaaaaaaagtgtAATGTTTTGATTGGTTACTATTCTTGATTCATTCTGCTACTCATTTTGCTCATATTTGTCAAcacataatattaaaaaaaaaatatatatattccttgatataataaaatatcacaaaaaaaaaaaaaaaaaaaaaaaaaaaaaaaaaaaaaaaaaaaaaaaaaaaaaaaaaaaaaaaaaaaaaaaaaaaaaaaaaaaaaaaaaNNNNNNNNNNNNNNNNNNNNNNNNNNNNNNNNNNNNNNNNNNNNNNNNNNNNNNNNNNNNNNNNNNNNNNNNNNNNNNNNNNNNNNNNNNNNNNNNNNNNNNNNNNNNNNNNNNNNNNNNNNNNNNNNNNNNNNNNNNNNNNNNNNNNNNNNNNNNNNNNNNNNNNNNNNNNNNNNNNNNNNNNNNNNNNNNNNNNNNNNNNNNNNNNNNNNNNNNNNNNNNNNNNNNNNNNNNNNNNNNNNNNNNNNNNNNNNNNNNNNNNNNNNNNNNNNNNNNNNNNNNNNNNNNNNNNNNNNNNNNNNNNNNNNNNNNNNNNNNNNNNNNNNNNNNNNNNNNNNNNNNNNNNNNNNNNNNNNNNNNNNNNNNaaaaaaaaggaagaatataaatctatatatatatatatagaagaaaaataatataatggaaaagatataatatatttaaaaaaaaaataaaaaaatatatgaaatatcTCAAAATCAACtgtaatttttatattttttttctaaaatatatatatatatatatatatataatacaaattaaaaaaaaaaaaataaaaataatacataaaaatattcaattttaatttataaaatataaatacataaaatattttatatcatgtaatcatatattataaattttattaaaaataatatatttttcttcaatCATTgttataacatataaaaaataaataaatgcatataaaaaattatatgaaaacaacaaatatatatttaataagaATTTACACTTTATTAAgcaaaattattattttcacatttttattaataatgaaatatatatatatatatatatatttttctttttttaataaatatataaagtttattacaatatattaaataatatatccttttttattttatataatattattttccttcAATTTTCTCAGcgtataaaatatatatatattatatatatatatatatataaatattgttatagcattatatatattatatatatatattttaaaaaaaactatagttttttttttaaaagaacattttaaaatatatggCATAATGTGCGtatagaatataaatagaatctttttttttttttttttttttcttgttttatctatattttaattttctttcatttattctaattcatatttaataatattttattattttttcctttcattataaaaatctacattaattaaatacatatattatataatatatttaatatatatatatatatatatatatataactttaTGAATTATACAATACAGAATAATTAGTTAAatacaaaagaaaaaataatttagTTACACAAatgtttaaaaatttattctataattattagaaaatatatgtaacattatatattattattatatatgcatgtaaaatattaaagtacatgattatatatatattttaaaaattaattttatgaaaacaaaaaaaagagaagagacaaaatatgtatttgtgtctatataaaaaaattataaaatattattaatgataattttataaaagtttttaaaaaaatacaaaagaaaaacatttattttttttatgtaaatataatattcagagataaagaatatttttatcattttaaaatatatagtaataaatatataagtataaaACGTAATAACCAGATAGACCATTTTTaacttattatatattaaaaacaaaaaatgatgtagaaattatataatttcatatgttttatatatcatttggcttttttgaattatggtttataatatatgagGACACAAATAAGCATAAGTTTTACAACATTTTATGTCACTtgaaaaatgaattattataaaattttaggtatttgaaatatatatatatatatatatatatatatatatatatataaatttaatacCCAATGTgcataataaaattttaatattatttatttcatttttggttgtattatttttttataggTGTTACACAAAATGCTTGTAAAAAAACAATACGCGAAGcttatttaaaaaaagttaaATTATATCACCCTGATTTGAATAAAAGCCCAGATGCTACAACAAAATTTAAACAAATTCAGGAAGCATATCAAgcattatataataatgacaCATCaagtaattatatataaaaaaaaaaaaaaaattcatatatgctgtcctttttttttttttttttttttttttttttttttttttttttttttttNNNNNNNNNNNNNNNNNNNNNNNNNNNNNNNNNNNNNNNNNNNNNNNNNNNNNNNNNNNNNNNNNNNNNNNNNNNNNNNNNNNNNNNNNNNNNNNNNNNNNNNNNNNNNNNNNNNNNNNNNNNNNNNNNNNNNNNNNNNNNNNNNNNNNNNNNNNNNNNNNNNNNNNNNNNNNNNNNNNNNNNNNNNNNNNNNNNNNNNNNNNNNNNNNNNNNNNNNNNNNNNNNNNNNNNNNNNNNNNNNNNNNNNNNNNNNNNNNNNNNNNNNNNNNNNNNNNNNNNNNATTTACGAATATTTCtgtttgtttatatatatttaattttttttttttttttttttatagataCTTCTTTCTATAATGAAAATAGTTACACAAAGAACTATAGAACTGAAGACATGAAAAAAGGCCAAGGTTTTACAAACGATTTTAGTGATTTTCATCGTGCATTTTATGAAGAAGTTCATAGAATGAGAGAGAATGAAAgaaatgaacaaaatagAGTAAACCAAAAATTCTAACATTTTAAATTGttaaaaaaacatatatatgtatatatatatatatatatatatatatatttataatatatatctttttctctttttagAGATACTCAAACAATAATTACAGCTATTcttatgatatatttaataaatacCCACGagaatttttttacataaatttaatttttaaattatttccTCTATTCGTCGTcccttttttatttctctTTGTGGtttataaacaatatatgtaatattataaatgaaagaaaaatgatattaaaagtattaatatacataGATTTTTAAACTTAccactttttttttcttttttttttttacagATTAAAAAGTCATTTTAAAGAAAAGCCTATATTAATATACGATGCATATGGtaattttattgtttttattttttttttggggAAAATATAGTACATTATGATATCCATTACATTTCGTcttaaaatatgtatatatatatatatatatatatatatatatataatatatttttttattttttaaacagGCAGAGCTTTTTTAGTAGACATACATGGACGAAAGTTCAGgtaaataatgaatatatatatttcttttaataaaaatatataagttggacgatcatatattttttttgaaaattatgaatatttatatatatttatttcttttgtctttttttttttttttatagagCTTCTGAATTTGATAAATACTAATTCTTTACTCatgaaattatattatataaacttTTTAGTAtctaaaataaaaaaataaatatatatgtatatatatatttatgcaAGCATCcctcttttttttttttttttttttttttttccttatataatatttttgtattatttagcctttctttttttttaacaatatatttatggatatcacataaatatatttatttatttatttatttatttattatttatttatttatttattatttatttatttatttatttttttatttttttaattaatattttaaatattacataCCAATTGTATcgtatttttatatattaatattttatattgaATGCTCATATATTAGTTATACActtatatgtttaatataaacaatgattgtttctttttccctttttgttttttttcctttttttttttataaatattattataatgttttaatttttttgtatatactatatttttctaaaatgcttatatgaaatatgtatatataatcaccatatgtttatatatacatataaattgtataatattgtaatttatatgttatttaattttcttttttaaatgtgCATATGATAGTTATATAGATAAAAtgatgtatatatttattatataaatatattaagatATACACCCAGATATATGgtgttttaattttatagaatttttattgaatttgtatatacatatatatatatatatataataacattttgTCATATTcctatttatttataattttatgttattttatttattattttttttttaattattatttaccCATTATCTatgttattaaaataatggaatgtaaatatttttttttttttttttttgattttatttctattttgACTAAGAAAACAagtaaaaattaaaagaattaaaaaatagtataaaattataatgataataagtgagtgaaaaaaaagaatatatcTACTTTGGTTAAGATTGTGTAgaatcatttattttataaataatattttacaaCGTTACATATAGAATTAAAAATGGGGTTGTATAAGTCtttgtacatatatatattctacagaactttttctttctataaatttaagaaatatgtatatgaatataaaacaatatagaatgtgataatatatatatatatatatatatatgtataaaagtacaataattaaaatatgaacaaagaagaaaactgaaattaataaagaaataaaaacattattaatttatatatatatatatatatatatatatatatatttgtaacATCATGTTATGTAGAAAAGACATTTTACTATAAAAGtgattttttatttgtttaaaCCTTTGGTAACAAATACTGTTTATCAAAATAGAcaacatataatttaaaattattaaataaaagcAATATGTCTACAtaacatgtatatatttatatatatgtatatatacaatacCCCCTTTGTCATATTATTGAAACCACGGGAAAAAGTGCACATGTATGCACATATTTGCATATGTGgaaattttatataaaattatgaggaaaaaaaaaaaaaaaaccttTTTCATAGTCtatgtaataaatattatacttatataaataaattgtTACAATCAAATTAATAGAAgacatttttaatattttttttttttatgttcctgtatatttttttttttttggttaCTGTGTTAATTAGAATCCTCAAATATATGTAACAGTCAAAATTATGaacattataatattttttttttttttcgttttttATGAAgttgtttttatatatatgcacaCAATGTACAAGTATACAGTGTCAtgaaatatgtatatttattatatataaatgtatgAATCTTATAATGTGAATAGTTTATTGTCCTGCTTAACGTCtatatatgatgaaaaatcaaaaagtaaaaataaataatataaaataaaatgaaagaGGAAATTTTGAAACCTGTAAagaatgaaaaagaaaaaccAAAATGTTTTTCCACAATTacaatttatatttatatataataatgaaaagttttactttttttttttttctttctttttcctttttcattttgattTGATTTgatttgattttttttttttttttttatattgcgttttaaaatgttttatacATTTGTAGAAAAACCTATGacatcatatatatatatatatatatatattttaataaataataaatttgcagattatatatatatatttaccaGTTAATGCGCTCTATgtgaatttttttttttttttgttaatataaaaaacattgatttatttaatgttaatttataatatagatatatgtttatattatatttatgtgttcttatgtctatatatatctataaatatatatttgtatatttacTTTTGTTCTTTTGTTTGTCTATTTTGTTTTAGAACGAAACGATTGTTTCtaggaaaaataaatgaagtAGTTATACttaatatacaaaatgaattattagataaataaaatatttaattattttacgatatatatttcttgaagccatatataaaatgtatattattactattataatttttaatacataaaatatataatggaTTCTAGATTGTAAAGGACATTTACGATTAATGTGCATAGATTTTTTGTAATCACTGtattaacaaaatatttattagatatatttataaatatatatatatatatatatatatatatatatatatatatatatatatatatatatatataattatatatgtattgttttttttctttttcattatttcatctaagatatatattgatcaatatatatctatattcCCACCCACTGGTTGGCATTTTTTTATgactatatatattttttttttttccccatctttcaaaattatatattcatacaTACTTTCATTTCGATGTATATCTCTTTGTTGTgtttcctttttttaattattcGAATTCTTAAcataagtatatatatatgtattaacatatttaccctttttttcatttcattgttattaatatatgaagagtatcatatatataaatattattatttatatatatttttcatatgttttatttatacaacGTATTAAgtattttttgaaaaaagGGTAAAAAAgcatacatatatatatatacataatatcTATATAGAGCAGTAACCTCAGGATATAGAAAAGAAGGTTTACAGTAGCATGCagaatattaatatgaaggattattatatggataagattaaaaagaatattaatgaaataaagaagtatcaaaatataaatatattagaaaaaacaaatgaaaCTGATAAtgcatttttttatgaaaataaaaatgttacgttgaaatataatgaagaaaagaaatataaaaagacAGAGGATATAATCAGTAATATATCAACGGATAAAAAggatattaaaaataataactgtaataatatatctaatgatgaatatgtgagaataaaaaatggacctgaaaataattatgtctcatataacaataacaaaataattaataatgataatgaaaaatatgacaatatatataataattatggTTCGGTCATACATAAATTAAATGTACatgatatgaataatatacCTAATCAAAactataataataatgttgtTATTTCCAcaaggaaaaataaaaatgatgtaatatataataatgataaatataatatatcatataacACAAATAGTTTTATAGatacaaaagaaaatatgaatattaatAACGATGTAGGAACAAAATATCATTtggataataataataataataataataataataatggatatattataaatgaaaacataaattacgatatagaaaataaaatgacAAATACtttaaatgatataaataaatgtgTTCATGTAAATCGAAATgatttttcatattatcttaatataaaagatggGAATAAGATTGAAGATGATAATGCAACTTATacacattatataaataattgtaatattcatcaatatcataatactactaataatacattttataaaaagaaatgtgATGAACAATATTATGATAAGTGTGAAAGTGGAACTCgtataaacaaaattaatgaaaaatatataaatgaacattttaataataatggaAGTGATGAAGacaatatttattttcataaacTCTTATCTCATAAAAATAGcaatgaaaaaaaatatgtttttcaagaaaaaatagaaaaaagaaatgatgataaatataaatattgttataaagatatatcatcatatatGGTCAATAgagaaaattataatggTAATAAAGATTTACATATAttgaataattattatgaaatgaaaaataacTTACTCAgcaataaaaaaaatatatatataattaatagTAATGATCAAAAAAGGGATTTGAGCTTACAAAATAAGGAGGATGAAAAAATAGACGTAGTAAAAGAAAATTGCGTACAAACTTTTGATaataagaaagaaaaaaaaaatatatatatatacgaacaatcatttaataataataataataataaacattttGATTTGAACGGAAATGAATGTGTACATAAAAATGACGAGCAAATAAAAAGGAGTACATATATCCAAGATAATACAcagcatatatataacgATATGTGTGAAAAGCAAATTCattatgaaataaaaaaaaataatcagaataatgtattaataaatgataatgcTGTGCATGCAGAAGAAGATATATGTgtaaaaaattcatatccaatatctttattatcatcacatGATATTACTTTATCTAGAAAGGttaaagaatatttttcaGACTCCgaaaatattaattcaCAAAGTGATCAATGTGATGAActtaaaaagaaaaattttataggaaaacacataataaataaaaacgAAATTAATGATAATAGACCTATTGAATTTGCACAAgtggaaaaaaataatttggaaaataaatatttacattatccaaatgttttttatacaaatgacaaaataaatgataaaacTTTACAAGAAGAGGTAAATGAAAattgtattaaaaaaaaaattatttgtGATAAAATTAAAGGAATTGAAAAACTTAAAGAGCCAACAAACTCTATATTattgaataaaaataataagtaTGATATATgtgaagaaaataaaatgggAAATAATAACTCACAcgttataaaaaatatatacaacaaagaaaaaaaatcttTTAATGAGGAAGACAAAGGtataatacaaaatgaaaatgcaaatttatattataattataataaacaatTTCCAAATTCAGAAGAAAATTTCCATAATGAACataaaaaacaatataatataccaAGAAATAATACCTTACGCTTATTAGATGAACAAAAAGAAAGTGACCAAAAGAatgacaaaaaaaatagcGAGAATGAAGAAGAATGCAAATTTCCTTCATTTTCCAATTTTATGTcatatgaagaaaaatacaaaaatgataatataatgccatatattaataaggCATCTAATGATTTGGGAAATTCAAACGAACTAACAAATTTGAACAAAGGACAAGCTCACAAGAATTCTATATATGAAAAGgttaatataaataatgataaggTAAAAAAGAACAACTTACATTCAATAAATGataagaaaattaaaataaataaaacttTTATGAATGAAAAGGATATGAAAGgaaataatacaaaaaaatataataaagaaaaaagggataataataaaagaaatgaaaatgataatgaaaaaaaaaatatatatataaatgggaataaaaatatatttttatcaaataaGAATTCTGAAAAAGTTCATTTAGATAATTatgatcataataatttaggaagaaaaaaaaggagTTGTACCattaatgataatataaatttatctgaaaaaaaacaattagaaaaagaattggatgtatatttaaaaattgagggattcttattatcatcatcagCCAAGTCATCGGTATCTTTACCATCAAATTTATCAAATACATATTGGGGACAAAGAAATCTAAATGAAGAAACTAATTTATCTAATGTACTAAAGAAGCAATTTTCTAGTAATAATGAGAGGAAAAGGAGTACAATATTGACAACGGAATATTCCAACAAAATTGTAAACTATGAAATATCATCTAGTAGTATAGGTacatatgataattatgaaaTTCAACAAGTATTTGATGAAATGTTA
The genomic region above belongs to Plasmodium reichenowi strain SY57 chromosome 13, whole genome shotgun sequence and contains:
- a CDS encoding DnaJ protein, putative, coding for MNYYKILGVTQNACKKTIREAYLKKVKLYHPDLNKSPDATTKFKQIQEAYQALYNNDTSNTSFYNENSYTKNYRTEDMKKGQGFTNDFSDFHRAFYEEVHRMRENERNEQNRRYSNNNYSYSYDIFNKYPREFFYINLIFKLFPLFVVPFLFLFVVYKQYILKSHFKEKPILIYDAYGRAFLVDIHGRKFRASEFDKY